A stretch of Usitatibacter palustris DNA encodes these proteins:
- a CDS encoding YaeQ family protein: MALKATIFKAELTVSDLDRGHFGTHALTIARHPSETDERMMVRVLAFALNADERLEFGRGLSDVADADLLLTDLTGAIDLWIEVGLPDERDVRKACGRAKRVAVYPYGRGADIWWQQNGAQLAKLDNLSVVGLPQDLTHALAKLAARNMQLTCTIQDGHVYIATGDDTLEWTPEALK, encoded by the coding sequence ATGGCGCTCAAGGCAACGATCTTCAAGGCGGAGCTCACCGTCTCCGACCTCGACCGCGGGCATTTCGGCACGCACGCCCTCACGATCGCGCGGCACCCTTCGGAAACCGACGAACGCATGATGGTGCGCGTGCTCGCATTCGCGCTGAATGCGGACGAGCGGCTCGAGTTCGGGCGGGGGCTGAGCGACGTGGCCGATGCCGACCTGCTGCTGACCGACCTCACGGGCGCGATCGACCTGTGGATCGAGGTCGGGCTCCCCGACGAGCGCGACGTGCGCAAGGCGTGCGGACGTGCGAAACGAGTGGCCGTCTATCCGTACGGGCGCGGCGCGGACATCTGGTGGCAGCAGAACGGCGCGCAGCTCGCGAAACTCGACAACCTTTCGGTTGTAGGACTACCCCAGGACCTCACGCACGCCCTCGCCAAGCTCGCTGCCCGCAACATGCAGCTCACCTGCACGATCCAGGACGGCCACGTCTACATCGCCACCGGCGACGACACTTTGGAGTGGACGCCCGAGGCCCTCAAGTAG
- the metE gene encoding 5-methyltetrahydropteroyltriglutamate--homocysteine S-methyltransferase codes for MAIRTHVPGFPRIGAHRELKSALEAHWAGDLDAADLEATAADIRRGRWARQRDAGLGFVTVGDFPLYDHVLDTIALVGAIPPRFGATDANDLGAYFALARGSAASPALEMTKWFDTNYHYLVPEFTAGMTFRISSERLFREVDEARAFGVEPKPVLVGPLTFLYLGKSVAPGFDRLSLLERLLPVYVEVLARLKAQGVEWVQVDEPILALDLAEPWLEAFGLAYRALAQAGVNILLATYFGSVAEHATRLAALPVQGLHLDLARAPEQLDAFLRDWPADRVLSLGVVDGRNIWRADLEKALATLEIAGKQRGDKLWVSASCSLLHVPVDLAGEDKLDPEVRSWLAFAQQKLAEIVTLGRGLAEGADAIAAELDASRAAVRSHGKSDRVANPLVRKRLAAIDAAQYERRSVFAIRHAAQRARLPLPLFPTTTIGSFPQTPEIRAARAKWKRREMKSLAYLEAMRAEIRRAIEIQESLGLDVLVHGEAERNDMVEYFGEQLHGYAFSANGWVQSYGSRCVKPPILWGDIHRPEPMTVEWTAYAQSLTSRPVKAMLTGPITMLQWSFVRTDQPRSQTATQLALAIRDEVRDLEKAGIGLIQIDEPAIREGLPLRAADWSAYLAWAVGAFKLAASGVQDATQIHTHMCYSEFHDILPSIAALDADVITIETSRSRMELLDAFRAFAYPNEIGPGVYDIHSPRIPPTGEILDLLEKACDVVDPRRLWVNPDCGLKTRHWPEVQAALANMVAAAREMRSRYLRASGVHSKVSSPVAM; via the coding sequence ATGGCCATTCGCACCCACGTTCCCGGTTTTCCCCGCATCGGCGCGCATCGCGAGCTGAAGTCCGCCCTCGAGGCCCATTGGGCGGGCGACCTCGACGCCGCGGACCTCGAGGCGACCGCCGCCGACATTCGCCGTGGCCGCTGGGCCCGCCAGCGCGATGCCGGACTGGGGTTCGTCACCGTCGGCGACTTTCCGCTCTACGACCACGTGCTCGACACGATTGCCCTCGTCGGCGCGATCCCGCCCCGATTCGGCGCGACCGATGCGAACGACCTGGGCGCGTACTTCGCGCTTGCACGCGGGAGCGCCGCATCGCCCGCGCTGGAGATGACGAAGTGGTTCGACACCAACTACCACTACCTCGTCCCGGAGTTCACGGCCGGCATGACCTTCCGGATCTCGTCGGAGCGTCTCTTCCGCGAAGTGGACGAGGCGAGGGCGTTCGGTGTCGAGCCCAAGCCCGTGCTCGTGGGTCCGCTCACGTTCCTCTATCTGGGCAAATCGGTCGCGCCGGGCTTCGACCGCCTGTCGCTGCTCGAGCGCCTGTTGCCGGTGTATGTCGAGGTCCTCGCGCGTCTCAAGGCGCAAGGCGTCGAATGGGTGCAGGTGGACGAGCCGATCCTCGCGCTCGATCTCGCCGAGCCGTGGCTCGAGGCTTTCGGACTCGCGTACCGGGCACTCGCGCAAGCCGGCGTGAATATCTTGCTCGCCACGTACTTCGGCTCGGTCGCGGAGCATGCGACGCGCCTTGCCGCGCTTCCGGTTCAAGGCCTGCATCTCGATCTCGCCCGCGCGCCCGAGCAGCTCGACGCATTCCTGCGCGACTGGCCCGCCGACCGCGTGCTGTCGCTGGGTGTTGTCGATGGCCGCAACATCTGGCGCGCGGACCTCGAGAAGGCGCTCGCAACGCTGGAGATCGCGGGCAAGCAGCGCGGCGACAAGCTCTGGGTTTCGGCGAGCTGCTCGCTGTTGCATGTGCCGGTGGACCTCGCGGGCGAGGACAAGCTCGATCCGGAAGTGCGCTCGTGGCTCGCGTTCGCGCAGCAGAAGCTCGCGGAGATCGTCACGCTCGGGCGCGGCCTTGCCGAAGGCGCCGATGCGATTGCGGCGGAGCTCGACGCCTCGCGTGCCGCCGTCCGCTCGCACGGAAAGTCGGATCGCGTGGCCAACCCGCTCGTGAGGAAGCGCCTTGCCGCCATCGACGCCGCGCAATACGAGCGGCGCAGCGTGTTTGCCATTCGCCATGCGGCGCAACGCGCGCGGCTGCCGTTGCCGCTGTTTCCGACAACCACGATCGGCTCGTTCCCGCAGACGCCGGAGATCCGCGCCGCGCGCGCGAAGTGGAAGCGCCGCGAGATGAAGAGCCTTGCCTACCTCGAGGCGATGCGCGCCGAGATCCGCCGCGCGATCGAGATCCAGGAGTCGCTCGGCCTCGATGTACTCGTGCACGGCGAAGCCGAGCGCAACGACATGGTCGAGTATTTCGGCGAGCAGCTGCACGGCTACGCGTTCAGTGCGAACGGCTGGGTGCAGAGCTACGGCTCGCGCTGCGTGAAACCGCCGATCCTCTGGGGCGACATTCACCGTCCGGAGCCGATGACGGTCGAGTGGACGGCCTACGCGCAGAGCCTCACGTCACGCCCGGTGAAGGCGATGCTCACCGGTCCCATCACGATGCTGCAATGGTCTTTCGTCCGTACCGACCAGCCGCGCTCGCAAACCGCCACGCAACTCGCACTCGCGATCCGAGACGAAGTGCGCGACCTGGAGAAGGCGGGCATCGGCCTCATCCAGATCGACGAGCCGGCGATCCGCGAGGGGCTGCCGCTGCGCGCGGCGGACTGGTCCGCGTATCTCGCGTGGGCGGTGGGCGCCTTCAAGCTCGCGGCGAGCGGCGTGCAGGACGCGACCCAGATCCACACGCACATGTGTTACTCGGAGTTCCACGACATCCTGCCGTCGATCGCCGCGCTCGATGCCGATGTGATCACGATCGAGACCTCGCGCTCGCGCATGGAGCTCCTCGATGCGTTCCGCGCGTTCGCCTATCCGAACGAGATCGGCCCGGGGGTGTACGACATTCACTCGCCGCGCATTCCGCCGACCGGCGAGATCCTCGACCTGCTGGAGAAGGCCTGCGACGTGGTGGATCCGCGCCGCCTCTGGGTGAACCCGGATTGCGGGCTGAAGACGCGGCACTGGCCGGAGGTGCAGGCCGCGCTCGCCAACATGGTCGCCGCCGCGCGCGAGATGCGAAGCCGCTACTTGAGGGCCTCGGGCGTCCACTCCAAAGTGTCGTCGCCGGTGGCGATGTAG
- a CDS encoding LysR family transcriptional regulator: MIEIRHLRTLAALSETGNVSRAAARVHLTQSAVSHQLRALEAHLGAPIVERKGAGIALTAAGRRLVELGREVLEQVRSAERDIANLAAPQSGSLRIALECHTCFDWLMPVMDAYRPAWPAVELDLVSGFHPDPLRLLDSGGADLVICSEKRRTRGVTYFPLFRFEILGVLAHDHPLARRRLLKAADFAGETLITYPVPEERIDVIRQVLKPERVKYSRRTAELTIGILQLVASRRGVAALPSWGLANYLAHDYVVARRIGAGGLWSDLYAATTAAAGKRPYVRDFVATAKARCFATLKGLVALG; this comes from the coding sequence ATGATCGAGATCCGCCACCTGCGCACCCTCGCCGCCCTCTCCGAGACGGGCAACGTCTCCCGGGCCGCCGCGCGCGTGCACCTCACCCAGTCGGCCGTGTCGCACCAGCTGCGCGCGCTCGAAGCGCACCTGGGCGCGCCGATCGTCGAGCGCAAGGGCGCGGGCATCGCGCTCACGGCCGCGGGCCGGCGCCTCGTGGAGCTGGGCCGCGAAGTGCTCGAGCAGGTGCGCAGCGCCGAGCGCGACATCGCGAACCTCGCCGCGCCGCAATCGGGGTCGCTGCGCATCGCGCTCGAATGCCACACCTGCTTCGACTGGCTCATGCCCGTGATGGATGCCTACCGCCCCGCCTGGCCCGCGGTGGAGCTCGACCTCGTCTCGGGTTTCCACCCCGATCCGCTGCGGCTGCTCGACAGCGGCGGCGCGGATCTCGTGATCTGCTCCGAGAAGCGCCGGACGCGCGGCGTCACCTACTTTCCGCTCTTCCGCTTTGAAATCCTGGGCGTCCTGGCGCACGACCACCCGCTCGCGCGCCGGCGCCTGCTCAAGGCCGCGGACTTCGCCGGCGAAACGCTCATCACGTATCCGGTGCCCGAGGAACGCATCGACGTGATCCGCCAGGTCCTCAAGCCCGAGCGCGTGAAGTACTCGCGGCGCACCGCGGAGCTCACGATCGGCATCCTGCAGCTCGTCGCGAGCCGGCGCGGTGTCGCGGCGCTGCCGAGCTGGGGGCTCGCGAACTACCTCGCGCACGACTACGTGGTGGCGCGCCGCATCGGCGCGGGCGGATTGTGGAGCGACCTCTATGCGGCCACGACGGCCGCCGCGGGCAAGCGGCCCTACGTGCGCGATTTCGTCGCGACCGCGAAGGCGCGTTGCTTCGCCACCCTCAAGGGCCTGGTCGCGCTGGGCTGA
- a CDS encoding YqgE/AlgH family protein encodes MRTTLFLLVLLGLPVAAASAPPPKDIPAVLLIAKGDMVDPYFRQAVVLVTHRAGSTPMGVIINKATKVPLAEAVPRLENRPAPERRVFFGGPVPADELIVLFRSAKAPEGSIQALDGVVISSDQDVLRAAVNRERAVDVRVLLGYASWAPGQLEAEVARGDWQLLPADAATIFDSNPETMWRDLQQQLAPKNAAAPGQPSATRPLRVAKQRAFAVATKSRT; translated from the coding sequence ATGCGAACCACTCTATTCCTCCTTGTGCTCCTCGGCCTCCCAGTGGCCGCCGCTTCTGCCCCGCCCCCGAAGGACATTCCGGCGGTCCTCCTCATCGCCAAGGGCGACATGGTCGATCCCTACTTCCGCCAGGCCGTCGTGCTGGTGACGCACCGCGCTGGTTCCACGCCGATGGGCGTGATCATCAACAAGGCGACCAAGGTGCCGCTGGCCGAAGCCGTGCCGCGCCTCGAGAACCGTCCCGCTCCGGAGCGCCGGGTCTTCTTCGGCGGTCCTGTCCCGGCCGACGAGCTGATCGTGCTCTTTCGCAGCGCGAAGGCCCCCGAGGGATCGATCCAGGCGCTCGACGGCGTGGTGATCAGCTCGGACCAGGACGTGCTCCGCGCGGCGGTCAATCGCGAGCGCGCCGTGGATGTGCGTGTGCTGCTGGGCTACGCCTCGTGGGCACCCGGTCAGCTCGAAGCGGAAGTCGCGCGCGGAGACTGGCAGCTGCTCCCTGCCGATGCGGCCACCATCTTCGACAGCAATCCCGAGACGATGTGGCGCGATCTCCAGCAACAGCTCGCGCCCAAGAATGCCGCCGCGCCCGGTCAGCCCAGCGCGACCAGGCCCTTGAGGGTGGCGAAGCAACGCGCCTTCGCGGTCGCGACGAAATCGCGCACGTAG
- a CDS encoding sensor histidine kinase, whose protein sequence is MSNRKSFFFVARLAFAWAGSFLIVWILLSNITKRWSGPPSWVFVIGFFGCIAWTIAAGISHQRRVRLIAGEEADGAAMSTRHRREIQFPLDPSEAFSLIEATIRELPRVSDIEADRNSLEVRAKVKRRPESEDWPSSMCDRVIAIVAPGESTTRVTLVCEPTAGPWIDLWFVDYGANLGNMAAITRGMTRRVTERMHQQQVAAKQAEVEKELAVAKLSLLEAQVEPHFLYNTLASAQILTRTDPARADNMLGHLIEYLRRAVPRADETSSTLGEELERAKAYLEILRIRMGERLKLNLEVPEELKSVKMPAMMLQTLVENAIKHGLEPIPGGGSVWIIARSRGNDASITVADDGRGFGGDSAGTGIGLRNIRERLRLAYGDAASFAITSNFPKGVAATITVPLDPPDAKA, encoded by the coding sequence ATGAGCAATCGCAAAAGCTTCTTCTTCGTCGCCCGCCTCGCCTTCGCCTGGGCCGGCTCGTTCCTGATCGTCTGGATCCTCCTGAGCAACATCACGAAGCGCTGGTCGGGGCCGCCGAGCTGGGTCTTCGTCATCGGATTCTTCGGCTGCATCGCCTGGACGATCGCCGCGGGCATCTCGCACCAGCGGCGCGTCCGCCTGATCGCCGGCGAGGAGGCCGATGGAGCGGCGATGTCCACGCGGCACCGGCGCGAAATCCAGTTTCCACTGGACCCCAGCGAAGCGTTCTCGTTGATCGAGGCCACCATCCGCGAGCTGCCGCGCGTCTCCGACATCGAAGCCGATCGCAACAGCCTCGAGGTGCGCGCGAAGGTGAAGCGCCGCCCGGAGTCGGAGGACTGGCCCTCGAGCATGTGCGACCGCGTGATCGCGATCGTGGCGCCCGGCGAATCGACCACGCGTGTGACGCTCGTCTGCGAACCCACGGCCGGCCCGTGGATCGACCTGTGGTTCGTGGACTACGGCGCGAACCTGGGGAACATGGCGGCGATCACGCGCGGCATGACGCGCCGCGTGACCGAGCGCATGCACCAGCAACAAGTGGCCGCCAAGCAGGCCGAGGTGGAAAAGGAACTCGCCGTCGCGAAGCTGAGCCTGCTCGAGGCGCAGGTCGAGCCGCACTTTCTCTACAACACGCTGGCGAGCGCGCAGATCCTCACGCGCACCGACCCAGCCCGCGCCGACAACATGCTCGGCCACCTCATCGAATACCTGCGGCGGGCCGTGCCGCGCGCCGATGAAACCTCGTCCACGCTGGGCGAGGAGCTGGAGCGCGCCAAGGCGTACCTCGAAATCCTCAGGATCCGCATGGGCGAGCGCCTCAAGCTCAACCTCGAGGTGCCCGAAGAGCTGAAATCGGTGAAGATGCCGGCGATGATGCTGCAGACCCTGGTGGAGAACGCGATCAAGCACGGCCTCGAGCCCATTCCCGGCGGCGGCTCGGTGTGGATCATCGCGCGCTCGCGCGGCAATGACGCCTCGATCACGGTGGCCGACGACGGCCGCGGCTTCGGCGGCGACAGCGCGGGCACCGGGATCGGCCTGAGGAACATCCGCGAGCGGCTGCGCCTCGCGTACGGCGACGCGGCCTCCTTCGCCATCACCTCGAACTTCCCGAAGGGTGTCGCCGCCACGATCACCGTGCCGCTCGACCCGCCCGACGCGAAAGCCTGA
- a CDS encoding LytR/AlgR family response regulator transcription factor: MPTCVVAEDEELLRTALLGMLAEAWPDLDVVAACDDGGSALDAIAEAQPDIAFLDIRMPGLTGLEVAAATAQASPKTQVVFVTAYNQYAIDAFERGAVDYLLKPITRERLDATIQRLKARTSTAPNSGALEELVEKLRGSIPASRPAQPLAWITASAGKETRLIMVEDIVYFQADNKYTVVMTKDGESLVRTPIRELLDVLDPVMFKQIHRSTIVNMRAISSVTRDESGRGTLKLRGRAEALPVSLTYMSLFRNM; this comes from the coding sequence ATGCCGACGTGCGTCGTTGCCGAAGACGAAGAACTGCTGCGCACCGCCCTGCTCGGGATGCTGGCCGAAGCGTGGCCCGATCTCGATGTGGTTGCTGCCTGTGATGACGGCGGGAGCGCGCTCGATGCGATCGCCGAGGCCCAGCCCGACATCGCGTTCCTCGACATCCGCATGCCGGGCCTCACCGGCCTCGAAGTGGCCGCGGCCACCGCGCAGGCGAGCCCGAAGACGCAGGTCGTGTTCGTGACGGCCTACAACCAGTACGCGATCGATGCGTTCGAGCGCGGCGCCGTCGACTATCTCCTGAAGCCCATCACGCGCGAACGGCTCGACGCGACCATCCAGCGCCTGAAGGCGCGCACGAGCACCGCTCCGAACTCCGGCGCGCTCGAGGAGCTCGTGGAGAAGCTGCGCGGATCGATTCCAGCCTCGCGCCCCGCGCAACCGCTTGCGTGGATCACCGCGAGCGCGGGCAAGGAAACGCGGCTCATCATGGTCGAGGACATCGTGTACTTCCAGGCGGACAACAAATACACGGTCGTGATGACCAAGGACGGCGAGTCGCTCGTGCGCACGCCGATCCGCGAGCTGCTCGACGTGCTCGACCCGGTGATGTTCAAGCAGATCCACCGCTCGACGATCGTGAACATGCGCGCGATCTCGTCGGTGACGCGCGACGAATCAGGGCGCGGCACGCTGAAGCTCAGGGGCCGCGCCGAGGCGCTGCCCGTGAGCCTCACCTACATGTCCCTGTTCAGGAACATGTAA
- the gstA gene encoding glutathione transferase GstA: protein MKLYFSPGACSLSPHIVARELGIEIDLDKTDTKTKRTAAGDDFLAINPKGYVPALQLDDGSVLTEGPAIVQYLADSKPGAGLAPANGTIERYRLQEMLGYINSEIHKSYSPLFYDATPAETRTERLAYLKKRYALIEQRLAGREYLFDRFSVADAYLFVVTNWARGVKLDLSEFPNLLEFQKRVAARPAVQAAMKAEGLVK from the coding sequence ATGAAGCTCTACTTCTCCCCCGGCGCCTGCTCGCTGTCGCCGCACATCGTCGCCCGCGAACTCGGCATCGAGATCGACCTCGACAAGACCGACACGAAGACCAAGCGCACCGCCGCCGGCGACGATTTCCTCGCGATCAACCCGAAGGGCTACGTCCCCGCGCTGCAGCTCGACGACGGCAGCGTGCTCACCGAGGGGCCCGCGATCGTGCAGTACCTCGCCGACAGCAAGCCCGGCGCCGGCCTCGCGCCCGCCAACGGCACGATCGAGCGCTATCGCCTGCAGGAGATGCTCGGCTACATCAACTCGGAGATCCACAAGTCGTACAGCCCGCTCTTCTACGACGCGACGCCGGCCGAAACGCGCACCGAGCGCCTTGCGTACCTCAAGAAGCGCTACGCGCTGATCGAGCAACGCCTGGCCGGCCGGGAGTACCTCTTCGATCGCTTCAGCGTGGCCGACGCGTATCTGTTCGTCGTGACCAACTGGGCGCGCGGCGTGAAGCTCGATCTTTCGGAGTTCCCGAACCTGCTCGAGTTCCAGAAGCGCGTCGCGGCGCGTCCCGCGGTGCAGGCCGCCATGAAGGCCGAAGGGTTGGTGAAGTAG
- a CDS encoding winged helix-turn-helix transcriptional regulator, with protein sequence MALKVRKSKAPPAPPECPLTVCMALLGGAWTTNLVWMLSGGPRRFGELRRDIPRLSNKVLSARLRALEERGVVHREVMPTSPPSVEYQLTDLGRELIPVINSIVKVGLKLRDAA encoded by the coding sequence ATGGCCCTGAAAGTCCGCAAGAGCAAGGCGCCCCCCGCGCCACCGGAGTGCCCGTTGACCGTATGCATGGCGCTGCTGGGCGGCGCATGGACGACCAACCTCGTCTGGATGTTGAGCGGTGGCCCGCGGCGCTTCGGCGAGCTGCGCCGCGACATCCCACGCCTGTCGAACAAGGTGTTGTCCGCGCGCCTGCGCGCGCTCGAGGAGCGCGGCGTCGTTCATCGCGAGGTGATGCCCACTTCGCCGCCGTCCGTGGAATACCAGCTCACCGACCTCGGCCGCGAGCTCATTCCCGTGATCAACTCGATCGTGAAGGTCGGGCTGAAGCTCCGCGACGCGGCGTAA
- a CDS encoding glutathione S-transferase family protein — protein sequence MYTLYIGNKNYSSWSLRPWILMTELGIPFTERLIPFNEPGYEPFASISPTAKVPCLHEGKDRVWDSLSIAEYLNERHKGVWPEDASARAWARSAAAEMHSGFGAVREICSMNCGVRIALHSVPDNLKKDIDRLGALWTEGVQRFGGPFLAGPKFTAVDAFYCPVAFRVQTYGVQLPPTAARYVETLLATRGMKKWYDEALQEVWRDLPHEEDTPKWGKVTQDLRK from the coding sequence ATGTACACCCTCTACATCGGCAACAAGAACTATTCGTCCTGGTCGCTGCGGCCGTGGATCCTCATGACCGAGCTCGGCATCCCCTTTACCGAGCGGCTCATCCCGTTCAACGAGCCCGGCTACGAACCCTTCGCGAGCATCTCGCCGACGGCGAAGGTGCCCTGCTTGCACGAGGGCAAGGACCGCGTGTGGGATTCGCTCTCGATCGCGGAATACCTGAACGAGCGCCACAAGGGTGTGTGGCCCGAAGACGCGTCGGCGAGGGCGTGGGCGAGGAGTGCGGCGGCCGAGATGCACTCGGGCTTTGGCGCGGTCCGCGAGATCTGCTCGATGAATTGCGGGGTGCGCATCGCATTGCACTCGGTGCCCGACAATCTCAAGAAGGACATCGATCGCCTCGGCGCACTCTGGACCGAGGGCGTGCAACGCTTCGGCGGGCCGTTCCTCGCCGGGCCGAAGTTCACCGCGGTCGATGCGTTCTACTGTCCGGTGGCATTCCGCGTCCAGACCTACGGCGTGCAACTGCCGCCGACGGCCGCGCGCTACGTGGAGACGCTGCTCGCGACGCGCGGCATGAAGAAGTGGTACGACGAAGCGCTGCAGGAAGTCTGGCGCGACCTGCCGCACGAGGAAGACACCCCGAAGTGGGGCAAGGTGACGCAGGACCTGCGTAAATAA
- a CDS encoding cytochrome P450 produces the protein MTLVPPRITPPDRAPRGLAFLSTFVRNPLNVIPRAAYEEDFVHGGDGGVSRAWITSPALVKAVLLDERDKFRKLAQIRLLGPLLGKGLLTSEGAEWKWQRQTAAPMFRPAELMGYVPAFVKAAEGQLAAWRNGAPGAHPIDEDMTRLTFVIVCSTLLPTSDPKLANQIEESVRTFQQSGGWGLLFAALGVPNWVPRPGASSSRKTAITLRAAVGAMIRDRRDDGADNLMHRLMGARDPETGRAMDDEQLVDNLLTFYLAGHETTAKALTWTLFLLSRSPEWTAKLREEVDRVTQGARVGPEHIEKLVLVEQVVKEAMRLYPPVPMMSRQCVADVQLGEHAVKAGTSILMPIYTIHRHAKRWENPDAFDPTRFAPDREVPRYQYMPFGAGPRICIGMSFALIEATAILATLLQSVSFSPAPGNEPVPVARVTLIPDNGMPLQVVPRR, from the coding sequence GTGACCCTCGTCCCCCCGCGAATCACGCCTCCGGACCGCGCCCCGCGCGGGCTCGCCTTTCTTTCCACTTTCGTCCGCAACCCCCTCAACGTCATTCCCCGCGCGGCCTACGAGGAGGACTTCGTCCACGGCGGCGACGGCGGCGTCTCCCGGGCTTGGATCACCTCCCCGGCGCTGGTGAAGGCGGTGCTCCTCGACGAGCGAGACAAATTCCGGAAGCTCGCGCAGATCCGCCTGCTCGGTCCCTTGCTCGGCAAAGGCCTGCTCACGAGCGAGGGCGCGGAGTGGAAGTGGCAGCGCCAGACCGCGGCACCCATGTTCCGGCCCGCCGAATTGATGGGTTACGTGCCCGCGTTCGTGAAGGCGGCCGAGGGCCAGCTCGCGGCGTGGCGCAACGGAGCGCCGGGCGCCCACCCGATCGACGAGGACATGACGCGCCTCACCTTCGTCATCGTCTGCTCCACGCTCCTGCCGACCTCCGACCCGAAGCTCGCGAACCAGATCGAGGAATCGGTGCGCACGTTCCAGCAGTCGGGCGGCTGGGGCCTGCTGTTCGCGGCACTCGGCGTTCCCAATTGGGTGCCGCGCCCGGGTGCGAGCTCTTCGCGCAAGACCGCGATCACGCTGCGCGCCGCCGTCGGCGCGATGATCCGCGACCGGCGCGACGACGGCGCCGACAACCTGATGCACCGGCTCATGGGCGCGCGCGATCCCGAGACGGGCCGCGCGATGGACGACGAGCAACTGGTGGATAACTTGCTGACGTTCTACCTGGCCGGGCACGAGACCACCGCCAAGGCGCTCACATGGACGCTCTTTCTCCTGTCGCGCTCGCCGGAGTGGACCGCGAAGCTGCGCGAGGAGGTCGATCGCGTCACGCAGGGCGCGCGTGTTGGCCCCGAGCATATCGAGAAGCTCGTGCTGGTCGAGCAGGTCGTGAAGGAAGCGATGCGCCTCTACCCGCCCGTGCCAATGATGAGCCGGCAGTGCGTGGCCGACGTGCAGCTGGGCGAGCACGCGGTGAAGGCGGGCACGTCGATCCTGATGCCGATCTACACGATCCACCGCCACGCCAAGCGCTGGGAGAACCCCGACGCGTTCGACCCCACGCGCTTCGCCCCCGACCGCGAAGTCCCGCGTTACCAGTACATGCCTTTCGGCGCCGGGCCGCGCATCTGCATCGGGATGTCCTTCGCGCTGATCGAGGCCACGGCCATCCTCGCCACGCTGTTGCAATCGGTTTCGTTCTCGCCGGCGCCGGGCAACGAGCCCGTGCCGGTGGCCCGCGTCACGCTGATTCCCGACAACGGAATGCCGCTCCAGGTCGTGCCGCGTCGCTAG
- a CDS encoding hemerythrin domain-containing protein, producing MGTQQAPLDAIGFLRADRHRLEEMIAEFRMLHEAQPKGFHSAKQRIMDDFCLGLKIHLRIEEELLFPAARRGIFGMETYLREAHAEHMGMRYFIAQVEAGTAENGLTCTRFLVLADQIAHHREIEEEELFPRVEQSAVDTAALGVALANRRTQLFAELSDDPATGAMHHHTSVERLTALRAAM from the coding sequence ATGGGTACCCAGCAAGCCCCCCTCGACGCCATCGGCTTCCTGCGCGCGGACCGCCACCGCCTCGAGGAAATGATCGCGGAATTCCGCATGCTCCATGAAGCGCAGCCCAAGGGCTTCCACAGCGCGAAGCAGCGGATCATGGACGACTTCTGCCTGGGCCTGAAGATCCACCTGCGCATCGAGGAGGAGCTGCTCTTTCCCGCCGCGCGCCGGGGCATCTTCGGGATGGAAACCTATTTGCGTGAAGCCCACGCCGAACACATGGGCATGCGCTACTTCATCGCGCAGGTCGAGGCCGGCACCGCCGAGAACGGCCTGACCTGCACGCGCTTCCTGGTCCTCGCAGACCAGATCGCCCATCACCGCGAGATCGAGGAGGAGGAGCTCTTCCCTCGCGTCGAGCAAAGCGCGGTCGACACCGCGGCACTCGGGGTCGCCCTGGCCAATCGCCGCACGCAGCTCTTCGCCGAGCTCTCCGACGATCCGGCCACCGGGGCCATGCACCATCACACCTCCGTCGAGCGCCTGACCGCCCTGCGCGCCGCGATGTAG